A genomic region of Streptomyces sp. NBC_00247 contains the following coding sequences:
- a CDS encoding alpha/beta hydrolase gives MDSRRLLQTLAIGLGTAGLLVSGCTSGGSTPSASAVGSSATVAAKDLAPYYAQKLKWGECGVEGFQCATMKAPRNYQKPGDGDIDLAVSRKKATGPGERIGSLLVNPGGPGGSAVEYLQGYAALGYPAQVRARYDMVAVDPRGVARSEPVECLTGKEMDAFTQVDLTPDDEAETEKLSAAFEKFADGCEKRSGEILPYVSTVDSARDMDILREILGDEKLHYVGASYGTYLGAIYADLFPDRVGRLVLDGALDPSLPAVDVNRDQTAGFEGAFESFAADCVKQKDCPLGTGSTADAAAELKKLFEDLDAHPVPTGEDRKLGESLGTTGVIAAMYDESAWPQLREAVAGAQHGDGSGLLALSDSYYERSPDGSYANLMYANYAVNCLDLPAAFSDSSAVEKAVPSFEKASPVFGKNFAWAALNCAYWPVDPTGTPHATHAKGADPILVVGTTRDPATPYKWAVSLADQLTSGTLLTYDGDGHTAYGRGSDCIDTAINRYLLEGNVPKKGTTCT, from the coding sequence ATGGACTCCAGGCGCCTGCTCCAGACCCTCGCCATCGGGCTCGGCACTGCCGGGCTGCTCGTCTCCGGCTGCACGAGCGGTGGTTCGACGCCCAGCGCGTCCGCCGTCGGCTCCTCGGCGACCGTGGCCGCCAAGGACCTCGCCCCCTACTACGCGCAGAAGCTGAAGTGGGGCGAGTGCGGCGTCGAAGGCTTCCAGTGCGCGACGATGAAGGCGCCGAGGAACTACCAGAAGCCCGGTGACGGGGACATCGATCTGGCCGTCTCCCGGAAGAAGGCGACCGGGCCGGGTGAGCGGATCGGCTCCCTCCTGGTGAACCCGGGCGGCCCCGGCGGCTCGGCCGTCGAGTACCTCCAGGGGTACGCGGCCCTCGGCTACCCCGCACAGGTCCGCGCCCGGTACGACATGGTGGCCGTCGACCCGCGCGGAGTGGCCCGCAGCGAGCCCGTCGAATGCCTGACCGGCAAGGAGATGGACGCGTTCACCCAGGTGGACCTCACGCCGGACGACGAGGCGGAGACCGAGAAGCTGAGCGCCGCCTTCGAGAAGTTCGCCGACGGCTGCGAGAAGCGCTCCGGCGAGATCCTCCCGTACGTCTCCACCGTCGACTCGGCGCGCGACATGGACATCCTGCGCGAGATCCTGGGCGACGAGAAGCTGCACTATGTGGGCGCCTCGTACGGTACGTACCTGGGCGCGATCTACGCCGACCTGTTCCCGGACCGGGTGGGGCGCCTGGTCCTGGACGGGGCGCTGGACCCGTCGCTGCCCGCCGTCGACGTCAACCGCGACCAGACGGCCGGCTTCGAGGGCGCCTTCGAGTCCTTCGCTGCGGACTGCGTGAAGCAGAAGGACTGCCCGCTGGGCACGGGGAGCACGGCCGACGCCGCGGCGGAGCTGAAGAAGCTCTTCGAGGACCTGGACGCCCATCCGGTGCCGACCGGCGAGGACCGGAAGCTGGGCGAGTCCCTCGGGACGACGGGTGTGATCGCCGCCATGTACGACGAGTCCGCGTGGCCCCAGCTCCGCGAGGCCGTCGCGGGTGCCCAGCACGGCGACGGCTCCGGGCTGCTCGCCCTCTCCGACAGCTACTACGAGCGCTCGCCCGACGGCTCGTACGCCAACCTCATGTACGCCAACTACGCGGTGAACTGCCTCGACCTGCCCGCCGCCTTCTCCGACAGCTCCGCCGTGGAGAAGGCCGTCCCGAGCTTCGAGAAGGCCTCCCCGGTCTTCGGCAAGAACTTCGCGTGGGCCGCCCTGAACTGCGCGTACTGGCCGGTCGACCCCACCGGCACCCCGCACGCGACCCACGCGAAGGGCGCCGACCCCATCCTCGTCGTCGGCACCACCCGGGACCCGGCCACCCCGTACAAGTGGGCCGTCTCCCTCGCCGACCAGCTCACCTCCGGCACCCTGCTCACCTACGACGGCGACGGCCACACCGCGTACGGCCGGGGCAGCGACTGCATCGACACCGCGATCAACCGGTACCTGCTGGAGGGCAACGTCCCCAAGAAGGGCACCACGTGCACCTGA
- a CDS encoding beta-glucosidase family protein: MVSAFGPPRPPLPVLPDDEVELRSRVGGLDLDRKVALLTGVSHSALAEEPRLGLRRIVVTDGPQGVRGQHGVGPGHSLLAPAPSALGATWDRELAERMGGLFAAEAHRKGVHVLLAPLVNLQRTPVAGRHFEYFAEDPLLTGELAAGLVRGLQARGVAACVKHFVANESETDRTRYLARLDEPTLREIYLNPFETTVLDGGAWTVMAAYSGLDDGVEAAPMTENSRMLRGVLKGDWEFTGVVISDWASTKSAVESANGGLDLVMPGPLGPWGPALAEAVRAGKVDESVIDDKVVRLLRLASRVGRLTDPWEPGTAPVAADPPPPAPSESEIALLRETAARGMVVLRNERDLVPLSPVAGRRIALIGHNAEATYFQGGGSAYVTPQRTVNFVDGLRAALPPDVELSVHRGGDARDHLPLLAVEDLATDPDGTGPGIRASFFDPSGRLLGSDLRAASDWAPHYGFPPGTSRVVLRSVLSLSEPGTHQLEIGAVGRYRVRVDGELRDHAEDDRGVELMLDSSVNHPTGPVIEIVVDGGTRRVELEAELSVIDAGGFGRLISARFRHLPPGPSRESEIAEAVLAAERAEIAVVVVGTNEESESEGWDRTTLDLPGHQNELVRRVAAANPRTVVVVNAGAPVLLPWATEVNTILWAWLPGQEAGHALADVLLGRAEATGRLPWTLPSRAEDSPVPHAIPVDGFVDYSEGLHVGHRGWDRADATPAYPFGHGLGWTTWTYERVHAPRTVAAGQDIDVRVLLANTGPRDGHEVVQVYLEAPVDDPTRPVRTLSGFTVVHCAAGTSVEATVSVPRRALQTWDAVLGTWRTTPGAHRLRIGRSSRDLLLTAQVEVLG, translated from the coding sequence GTGGTCTCTGCGTTCGGCCCGCCCCGTCCCCCTCTGCCGGTCCTCCCCGACGACGAGGTGGAACTGCGAAGCCGGGTGGGCGGACTCGACCTGGACCGCAAAGTGGCCCTGCTCACCGGGGTCAGCCACTCCGCTCTGGCGGAGGAACCCCGGCTGGGTCTGCGGCGGATCGTCGTCACCGACGGCCCCCAGGGAGTACGCGGCCAGCACGGCGTCGGTCCCGGCCATTCGCTGCTCGCCCCTGCACCGAGCGCCCTGGGCGCCACCTGGGACAGGGAACTCGCCGAGCGGATGGGAGGTCTCTTCGCCGCCGAAGCCCACCGCAAGGGTGTCCACGTACTGCTCGCGCCCCTGGTCAACCTCCAGCGCACCCCCGTCGCCGGGCGGCACTTCGAATACTTCGCCGAGGACCCCTTGCTGACCGGCGAGTTGGCCGCCGGACTCGTCAGGGGCCTCCAGGCCCGTGGGGTGGCCGCGTGCGTCAAGCACTTCGTGGCCAACGAGTCCGAGACGGACCGCACCCGATACCTCGCGCGGCTCGACGAGCCGACCCTTCGCGAGATCTACCTGAACCCCTTCGAGACCACCGTCCTGGACGGCGGGGCGTGGACCGTCATGGCCGCCTACTCGGGGCTGGACGACGGTGTCGAGGCCGCCCCGATGACCGAGAACTCACGCATGCTCAGAGGGGTCCTCAAGGGCGACTGGGAGTTCACCGGCGTGGTGATCAGCGACTGGGCCTCGACCAAGTCCGCCGTGGAGTCCGCCAACGGAGGCCTGGATCTCGTCATGCCGGGGCCCCTCGGCCCCTGGGGGCCCGCCCTGGCCGAGGCGGTACGGGCGGGCAAGGTCGACGAGTCGGTCATCGACGACAAAGTGGTACGCCTCCTGCGCCTGGCGTCCCGGGTAGGACGCCTGACCGATCCCTGGGAACCCGGAACGGCCCCCGTGGCGGCGGACCCGCCCCCGCCCGCTCCCTCGGAGTCGGAGATCGCCCTGCTCCGCGAGACCGCCGCCCGCGGCATGGTGGTGCTGCGCAATGAGCGAGATCTCGTACCGCTGTCCCCCGTCGCCGGCCGCCGGATCGCCCTGATCGGGCACAACGCCGAAGCCACCTACTTCCAGGGGGGCGGCAGCGCCTACGTGACTCCGCAGCGGACCGTGAACTTCGTGGACGGGTTGCGGGCCGCACTGCCACCGGACGTCGAACTGAGCGTTCACCGGGGTGGCGACGCACGTGACCACCTGCCCCTGCTGGCCGTCGAGGACCTCGCCACGGACCCGGACGGCACCGGCCCCGGCATCCGCGCCTCCTTCTTCGACCCCTCCGGACGGCTGCTGGGAAGTGACCTCCGAGCGGCGAGCGACTGGGCCCCGCACTACGGCTTCCCGCCGGGAACGAGCCGCGTCGTCCTGCGATCGGTGCTCAGCCTCTCCGAGCCCGGAACGCACCAGCTGGAGATCGGTGCCGTCGGCCGCTACCGGGTACGCGTCGACGGAGAGCTCCGCGACCACGCGGAGGACGATCGCGGCGTGGAACTGATGCTGGACTCCAGCGTCAACCACCCCACGGGTCCGGTCATCGAGATCGTCGTGGACGGCGGGACGCGCCGGGTCGAGCTGGAGGCCGAACTCTCCGTCATCGACGCCGGCGGTTTCGGCCGTCTCATCAGTGCCAGGTTCCGCCACCTCCCGCCGGGCCCTTCGCGGGAGTCGGAGATCGCCGAGGCGGTCCTGGCCGCCGAGCGGGCCGAGATCGCCGTCGTCGTCGTCGGCACCAACGAGGAGTCCGAGTCCGAGGGGTGGGACCGTACGACCCTCGACCTGCCGGGCCACCAGAACGAGCTGGTCCGCAGAGTGGCCGCGGCGAACCCGCGGACCGTCGTGGTGGTGAACGCGGGAGCGCCGGTACTGCTGCCGTGGGCGACGGAGGTGAACACGATCCTGTGGGCCTGGCTTCCCGGCCAGGAAGCCGGCCACGCCCTGGCGGACGTGCTGCTCGGGCGTGCGGAGGCGACCGGGCGGCTCCCGTGGACGCTGCCGAGCCGCGCCGAGGACAGTCCGGTACCGCACGCGATCCCCGTGGACGGCTTCGTGGACTACAGCGAGGGCCTGCACGTCGGGCACCGCGGCTGGGACCGCGCCGACGCCACTCCCGCGTACCCCTTCGGGCACGGTCTCGGGTGGACCACATGGACCTACGAACGCGTCCACGCCCCCCGCACCGTGGCGGCGGGCCAGGACATCGACGTCCGGGTGCTGCTGGCCAATACGGGCCCCCGGGACGGCCACGAGGTCGTACAGGTGTATCTGGAAGCACCCGTCGACGACCCCACCCGCCCCGTCAGGACGCTGAGCGGATTCACCGTCGTCCACTGCGCGGCCGGCACATCCGTGGAAGCCACCGTCAGCGTCCCCCGTCGAGCCCTTCAGACGTGGGACGCCGTCCTCGGCACATGGCGGACCACGCCCGGCGCCCACCGGCTGCGCATCGGCCGCTCCAGCCGCGATCTGCTTCTCACCGCGCAGGTCGAAGTCCTCGGCTGA
- the tmk gene encoding dTMP kinase yields the protein MTRAEQPTVVSPTSDTLAADSRERALRALLRIQPLRRLWSAQLVGGIGDALAVLVLVLLSLQAAVLEGSFGTGYRGAAFAVAAVFGVRIFSALLFGAVLLGPLTSLTAPGGVLDRRWLMIGVDGLRLALLVIAPLWIDWTPDNALLMILITVFVTGAGERLWAVAKESAAPALLPAPPIEGAAVRPLPDHLDALRRLSLRTDFLAVPAAAVVLLVATLAGNLLGAGLDWFSVHQAALGSYVAAGLFSASISTLYFLELPGFPTPRPRSPLEGLRRRTAGADGAGGGRGRTGALPLTVAASAAVAGAIAAAAGAAVLQAADLGGGPATYALLILGLTGGTALGVRTAVKVLPALSRRRLFALALALTGVALLVLGLVPDTATGLMIALFAGWTAGIAAHTGHALIDQETEEPRRAKTTEHLQAVVRVAVAFGAVAGPLLAAAFGRHRLVAGDFVFAHGGAAFALMLIGALLLPVAALVLAKTDDRAGVPLRRDLREALRGGDPAVAPAATGFFIALEGGDGAGKSTQVEALASWIRAKGHEVVVTREPGATPVGKRLRSILLDVSSAGLSNRAEALLYAADRAEHVDSVVRPALERGAVVISDRYIDSSVAYQGAGRDLSPVEIARVSRWATTGLVPHLTVLLDVDPATARERFTEAPDRLESEPPEFHARVRSGFLTLAAADPVRYLVVDAGQEPAAITTVVRHRLDRVLPLSEAEIKAQEEARKAAEEEARRKAEEEAARKAEEERLERERQAQLAKLRAEEEERKQRELEEARQAEAERQAEEARQRAEELRLREEEDRRRREAEEKAREAEQERLRLQAAEEARLRKEAEELRLEKQRKAEEALVRAEAARRRAEEEAAERAAAEAAARAKAEAAARAEAERVAAERAEAARKAEAARAEAARAVRDPWTKSGSVGAGGASSASGTSGGSRASGDELTVPTPMVNPNEVTQQVPKVRPAQGEPDSSSGGAAGRDGSRGAERRAGSAGTAENDETTVLPAYREEADEADEADEADEADETTVLPAYRPDAPADRVPRGVFRDEDPAPSAAESEAERTRELPQISGDPAADRAAYEQAARPRRPRPDWAEETPLDDLPTLADELLGGHDDDPDGFGKGRRRPRR from the coding sequence ATGACGCGAGCCGAGCAGCCAACGGTCGTGAGCCCCACCTCCGACACACTTGCCGCAGACTCACGCGAGCGCGCCCTACGGGCCCTGCTGCGCATCCAGCCGCTGAGGCGGTTGTGGAGCGCCCAGCTCGTCGGCGGGATCGGCGACGCACTCGCCGTCCTCGTGCTGGTGCTGTTGTCGCTGCAAGCAGCGGTCCTGGAGGGCTCATTCGGCACCGGATACCGCGGGGCGGCCTTCGCCGTCGCCGCCGTCTTCGGTGTCCGGATCTTTTCCGCCTTGCTCTTCGGAGCCGTACTCCTGGGGCCGTTGACGTCGCTCACGGCACCGGGCGGGGTACTGGACCGGCGATGGCTGATGATCGGCGTCGACGGGCTACGACTCGCGCTGCTGGTCATCGCGCCGCTCTGGATCGACTGGACGCCGGACAACGCGCTCCTGATGATCCTGATCACCGTCTTCGTGACCGGGGCCGGGGAACGCCTGTGGGCGGTGGCCAAGGAGAGCGCGGCCCCCGCGCTGCTGCCGGCCCCGCCGATCGAGGGCGCGGCGGTACGCCCGCTCCCCGACCACCTCGACGCGCTGCGCCGGCTCTCCCTGCGTACGGACTTCCTCGCGGTGCCCGCCGCCGCTGTCGTCCTGCTGGTGGCCACCCTGGCCGGCAACCTCCTGGGCGCGGGGCTGGACTGGTTCTCGGTGCACCAGGCGGCTCTCGGCTCGTACGTCGCCGCCGGACTGTTCTCGGCCTCCATCTCGACCCTGTACTTCCTCGAACTGCCGGGCTTCCCCACGCCCCGGCCGCGTTCCCCGCTGGAGGGACTGCGCCGACGGACCGCCGGGGCGGACGGGGCCGGTGGCGGCAGGGGCCGTACCGGCGCCCTCCCGCTGACCGTCGCCGCCAGCGCGGCCGTCGCCGGAGCGATCGCGGCTGCCGCGGGCGCCGCGGTGCTCCAGGCGGCGGACCTGGGCGGCGGACCCGCCACGTACGCGCTGCTGATCCTCGGACTGACCGGCGGCACCGCCCTCGGTGTCCGTACCGCCGTCAAGGTGCTGCCCGCACTGTCGCGTCGCCGGCTGTTCGCCCTCGCGCTCGCCCTCACCGGCGTGGCGCTGCTGGTGCTCGGCCTGGTGCCGGACACGGCGACCGGGCTGATGATCGCCCTGTTCGCCGGCTGGACCGCCGGAATCGCCGCCCACACCGGCCACGCCCTGATCGACCAGGAGACCGAGGAGCCGCGGCGGGCGAAGACCACCGAGCACCTTCAGGCGGTCGTCCGGGTGGCCGTCGCGTTCGGCGCCGTCGCCGGACCGCTGCTGGCCGCCGCGTTCGGCCGGCACCGCCTCGTCGCCGGGGACTTCGTCTTCGCTCACGGCGGCGCCGCCTTCGCCCTGATGCTCATCGGCGCCCTGCTGCTGCCCGTCGCCGCGCTCGTCCTCGCCAAGACGGACGACCGGGCGGGCGTCCCGCTCCGGCGCGACCTGCGGGAGGCGCTGCGCGGAGGCGACCCGGCCGTCGCACCCGCCGCCACCGGATTCTTCATCGCCCTGGAGGGCGGCGACGGTGCCGGGAAGTCCACCCAGGTCGAGGCACTCGCCTCGTGGATCCGGGCCAAGGGCCACGAGGTCGTCGTGACCCGCGAACCGGGGGCCACCCCGGTCGGCAAGCGGCTTCGTTCGATCCTCCTCGACGTGTCGTCGGCCGGACTCTCGAACCGTGCCGAGGCCCTGTTGTACGCCGCCGACCGCGCCGAGCACGTCGACTCCGTCGTCCGCCCGGCCCTGGAACGTGGCGCGGTGGTCATCTCGGACCGCTACATCGACTCGTCCGTCGCCTACCAGGGCGCCGGACGGGACCTCTCGCCCGTCGAGATCGCCCGCGTCTCGCGCTGGGCGACCACCGGGCTCGTCCCGCATCTGACGGTGCTGCTGGACGTCGACCCCGCCACCGCGCGCGAGCGGTTCACCGAGGCGCCGGACCGGCTGGAGTCCGAGCCCCCGGAATTCCACGCCCGGGTGCGTTCCGGCTTCCTGACCCTCGCCGCCGCCGACCCGGTCCGGTACCTCGTCGTGGACGCGGGCCAGGAGCCGGCGGCCATCACGACCGTCGTGCGCCACCGGCTCGACCGGGTCCTGCCGCTCTCCGAGGCCGAGATCAAGGCCCAGGAAGAGGCGCGCAAGGCGGCCGAGGAGGAGGCCCGGCGCAAGGCGGAGGAAGAGGCCGCCCGCAAGGCGGAGGAGGAGCGGCTGGAGCGCGAGCGCCAGGCGCAGCTCGCCAAGCTCCGTGCCGAGGAGGAGGAGCGCAAGCAGCGCGAGCTGGAGGAGGCCCGCCAGGCCGAGGCCGAGCGCCAGGCCGAAGAGGCCCGGCAGCGCGCCGAGGAGCTCCGCCTCCGCGAGGAGGAGGACCGCCGCCGGCGCGAGGCGGAGGAGAAGGCGCGCGAGGCCGAGCAGGAGCGGCTGCGCCTCCAGGCCGCCGAGGAGGCCCGGCTCCGCAAGGAGGCCGAGGAGCTCCGGCTGGAGAAGCAGCGCAAGGCCGAGGAGGCCTTGGTGCGTGCCGAGGCCGCCCGCCGCCGGGCCGAGGAGGAGGCCGCCGAGCGCGCGGCGGCCGAAGCCGCCGCCCGGGCGAAGGCGGAGGCCGCGGCCCGCGCGGAGGCGGAGCGGGTGGCCGCCGAGCGCGCCGAGGCCGCGCGCAAGGCGGAGGCGGCGCGTGCGGAGGCCGCGCGTGCGGTCCGGGACCCGTGGACGAAGTCGGGATCCGTGGGTGCGGGCGGCGCTTCCAGCGCGTCCGGCACCTCTGGTGGCTCCCGTGCCTCGGGCGACGAGCTGACGGTGCCCACACCGATGGTGAACCCGAACGAGGTCACCCAGCAGGTCCCGAAGGTGCGGCCGGCCCAGGGCGAGCCGGACTCGTCCTCGGGCGGTGCCGCCGGCCGGGACGGATCGCGCGGCGCCGAGCGGCGGGCGGGGTCCGCCGGGACGGCGGAGAACGACGAGACCACCGTGCTTCCCGCGTACCGCGAGGAGGCGGACGAGGCGGACGAGGCGGACGAGGCGGACGAGGCGGACGAGACCACTGTCCTTCCGGCTTACCGCCCCGACGCTCCGGCCGACCGTGTTCCCCGGGGCGTCTTCCGGGACGAGGACCCGGCGCCCTCCGCCGCGGAGAGCGAGGCCGAGCGGACCCGCGAGCTGCCGCAGATCAGCGGCGATCCGGCCGCCGACCGGGCCGCGTACGAGCAGGCGGCCCGTCCGCGCCGGCCGCGTCCGGACTGGGCCGAGGAGACCCCGCTGGACGATCTGCCGACGCTCGCCGACGAGCTGCTCGGCGGACATGACGACGACCCGGACGGTTTCGGCAAGGGCCGTCGGCGCCCGCGCCGCTGA
- a CDS encoding DNA polymerase III subunit delta': MSVWDDLVGQDRVQEQLSAAARDADVLVTATALREPVPPGSKMTHAWLFTGPPGSGRSTAARAFAAALQCTSPDRALGGAPGCGFCDGCHTSLIGTHADVEVIRTDLLSIGVKETRDLVRRAQLSPAVGRWQVIVLEDADRLTEGAGNVLLKAVEEPAPRTVWLLCAPSLEDVLPTIRSRCRHLTLSTPPVEAVADVLIRRDGIDPERAHSAARATQGHIGRARRLATDERARARRAAVLKVPLRVADVGGCLKAAQELIDTAAEDAKQVAEEVDVKETEEMKAALGAAAGGRMPRGTAGVMKDLEDKQKRRRTRTQRDSLDLALTDLTGFYRDVLALQMGSRIALANTDVRDALDRIAESSGPSQTLRRIEAVIACRRALDRNVAPLLAVEAMTMALRAG, translated from the coding sequence ATGTCCGTATGGGACGACCTGGTCGGTCAGGACCGGGTGCAGGAGCAGCTCTCGGCTGCCGCCCGTGACGCCGACGTCCTGGTCACCGCGACGGCCCTGCGCGAGCCCGTGCCCCCGGGCTCGAAGATGACGCACGCCTGGCTGTTCACCGGACCGCCCGGTTCCGGCAGGTCCACCGCCGCCCGGGCCTTCGCCGCAGCCCTCCAGTGCACCAGCCCCGACCGGGCCCTGGGCGGCGCACCCGGCTGCGGGTTCTGCGACGGCTGCCACACCAGCCTCATCGGCACCCACGCCGATGTCGAGGTGATCCGCACGGACCTGCTCTCCATCGGTGTGAAGGAGACCCGTGACCTGGTGCGCCGCGCCCAGCTCTCGCCCGCCGTGGGCCGCTGGCAGGTCATCGTCCTGGAGGACGCCGACCGCCTGACCGAGGGCGCGGGGAACGTCCTGCTCAAAGCCGTGGAGGAGCCCGCCCCGCGCACGGTGTGGCTGCTCTGCGCGCCTTCGCTGGAGGACGTGCTGCCCACGATCCGTTCCCGCTGCCGCCACCTCACGCTGAGCACGCCCCCGGTGGAGGCGGTGGCGGACGTCCTCATCCGCCGCGACGGCATCGACCCGGAGCGCGCCCACTCCGCGGCCCGTGCGACCCAGGGCCACATCGGGCGCGCCCGCCGACTGGCGACGGACGAGCGGGCGCGGGCCCGTCGGGCCGCCGTGCTCAAGGTCCCGCTGCGCGTCGCGGACGTGGGCGGCTGCCTCAAGGCGGCGCAGGAGCTGATCGACACGGCCGCCGAGGACGCCAAGCAGGTCGCCGAGGAGGTCGACGTCAAGGAGACCGAGGAGATGAAGGCGGCGCTCGGGGCGGCCGCGGGCGGCCGGATGCCGCGTGGCACGGCGGGCGTGATGAAGGATCTGGAGGACAAGCAGAAGCGGCGCAGGACGCGTACCCAGCGCGACAGCCTCGATCTCGCCCTCACCGATCTCACCGGCTTCTACCGCGATGTGCTGGCCCTTCAGATGGGCTCGCGGATCGCCCTCGCCAACACCGACGTACGGGACGCGCTCGACCGGATCGCCGAGTCCTCCGGGCCGTCGCAGACACTGCGCCGTATCGAGGCGGTGATCGCCTGCCGACGCGCGCTCGACCGGAACGTCGCGCCGCTGCTGGCGGTCGAGGCGATGACGATGGCGCTGCGCGCGGGCTGA